One genomic window of Nicotiana sylvestris chromosome 10, ASM39365v2, whole genome shotgun sequence includes the following:
- the LOC104223664 gene encoding uncharacterized protein: MFYGAVVWDPWLIVAQIVCLQCLYYLTLGIFLAILVGTRVSRLNLVYFFDYAAVTASTVTGWCVIASFLLSSLAGAGILLYLIERAKKCLDFSATLYIVHLFICIVYGGWPSSITWWIVNVTGLAVMALLGEYLCIKRELREIPITRYRSMV; encoded by the exons ATGTTCTATGGTGCGGTGGTGTGGGATCCTTGGCTAATTGTTGCCCAAATTGTGTGTCTTCAATGCCTATACTATTTGACACTAGGGATATTCTTGGCAATTCTTGTTGGGACTCGTGTTTCTCGATTGAATCTTGTCTATTTCTTTGATTATGCTGCTGTTACTGCTTCAACTGTAACCGGATGGTGCGTCATTGCTTCCTTTCTCCTAAGTTCTCTTGCAGG AGCTGGCATTTTACTTTATTTGATTGAGAGGGCAAAGAAGTGCCTAGATTTTTCTGCAACACTCTACATCGTCCATCTTTTTATATGCATTGTCTATGGCGGTTGGCCTTCCTCAATTACATGGTGGATTGTGAATGTTACTGGGCTTGCGGTGATGGCATTGTTGGGTGAATATTTGTGTATAAAACGTGAATTACGAGAAATTCCCATTACAAGATACCGATCAA TGGTTTGA
- the LOC104223663 gene encoding probable sulfate transporter 3.4 has product MGLSSNRVEDLSGHACNETIVTISTTTTTTELQISSNPPFEVHRVCLPPHKTTLQKLRQRLLEVFFPDDPLHKFKNQTWLMKLVLGLQFFFPVFEWGPQYNLKLLRADIISGLTIASLAIPQGISYAKLANLPPIVGLYSSFVPPLIYSVLGSSKHLAVGPVSIASLVMGTMLSEAVSYTEEPVLYLQLAFTATLFAGLFQASLGFFRLGFIIDFLSKATLVGFMAGAAVIVSLQQLKGLLGIVHFTSQMQIIPVLSSVFQHKDEWSWQTIVMGVCFLAFLLTTRQISTRNPKLFWLSAASPLASVILSTLVVALLKSNAHGIQTIGHLQKGLNPPSLNMLYLSGPYLPLAIKTGIVSGILALTEGIAVGRTFAALRNYQIDGNKEMMAIGLMNMAGSCSSCYVTTGSFSRSAVNYNAGAQTVFSNIIMATAVLITLLFLMPLFYYTPIVILAAIIITAVIGLIDYQAAFRLWKVDKLDFLACLCSFFGVLFISVPLGLAIAVGVSVFKILLHVTRPNTSVLGNIPGTQVYQNLSRYRTAVRIPSFLILAVEAPIYFANSTYLKERILRWIREEEEWIVSNKETAIKCVIIDMTAVSSIDSSGIDTICELRKTLNKRSLKLVLANPVGNVMEKLHQSSTLEAFGLNGIYLTVSEAVADISSLWKSEPESNI; this is encoded by the exons ATGGGATTAAGTTCAAACAGAGTAGAAGATTTATCAGGCCATGCATGCAATGAAACAATTGTCACAAtctctactactactactactacagaATTACAAATATCAAGTAATCCACCATTTGAAGTACACAGAGTTTGCTTACCACCACACAAAACCACCCTTCAAAAACTTAGGCAAAGGTTGTTGGAAGTATTTTTCCCAGATGATCCACTGCACAAATTCAAGAACCAAACATGGTTAATGAAGTTGGTTTTGGGTCTTCAGTTTTTCTTCCCTGTTTTTGAGTGGGGTCCTCAGTATAATCTTAAACTACTAAGGGCTGATATAATTTCTGGGCTCACAATTGCTAGCCTTGCTATCCCACAAGGAATTAGCTATGCAAAACTTGCTAATTTGCCACCTATTGTTGGCTTAT ATTCAAGCTTTGTGCCACCATTGATCTATTCAGTTTTGGGGAGTTCGAAACACTTAGCAGTTGGTCCGGTCTCGATAGCTTCACTTGTTATGGGCACAATGCTGAGTGAAGCAGTTTCTTACACTGAAGAGCCTGTTCTTTACCTTCAGTTGGCTTTTACAGCTACCCTTTTTGCCGGACTGTTTCAGGCTTCACTAGGGTTTTTCAG GTTAGGATTTATCATTGATTTTCTGTCGAAGGCGACTTTGGTTGGCTTCATGGCTGGTGCAGCAGTCATTGTTTCATTGCAACAACTGAAAGGGTTGTTAGGGATAGTCCACTTCACAAGCCAGATGCAAATAATTCCTGTTTTGTCTTCTGTTTTCCAGCACAAAGATGAA TGGTCTTGGCAAACCATTGTTATGGGTGTCTGTTTTCTCGCCTTCCTACTGACCACTCGGCAAATT AGCACCAGGAACCCAAAACTTTTCTGGCTTTCAGCAGCATCTCCGTTGGCCTCGGTTATTCTCTCAACTCTGGTAGTCGCGCTCCTTAAGTCGAATGCTCATGGCATTCAAACT ATTGGACACCTGCAAAAGGGTCTAAATCCACCCTCATTGAACATGTTATATCTAAGTGGTCCTTATCTGCCTCTTGCCATCAAAACTGGCATTGTTTCCGGAATCTTAGCGCTAACA GAAGGGATTGCAGTAGGAAGAACATTTGCTGCTTTAAGGAATTACCAAATTGACGGCAACAAAGAAATGATGGCGATTGGACTTATGAACATGGCTGGCTCTTGTTCTTCGTGCTATGTTACAACAG GGTCATTTTCTCGATCAGCAGTAAATTACAACGCTGGGGCACAAACAGTCTTTTCAAACATAATAATGGCAACAGCTGTGCTAATCACTTTGTTATTTCTAATGCCACTGTTCTATTACACCCCCATTGTCATCTTGGCTGCAATTATTATAACAGCAGTTATTGGCCTAATTGATTATCAAGCTGCTTTCCGGTTATGGAAAGTTGACAAGCTCGACTTCTTGGCTTGCTTGTGTTCATTTTTTGGTGTTCTTTTCATCTCAGTGCCTCTCGGCCTAGCCATAGCA GTTGGAGTTTCGGTTTTTAAGATCCTCTTGCATGTAACAAGGCCAAATACTAGTGTCCTGGGCAATATTCCTGGAACTCAAGTATATCAAAACTTAAGCAGATATAGAACAGCTGTTAGAATTCCTTCTTTCCTTATCCTCGCTGTTGAGGCTCCTATCTACTTTGCAAATTCTACCTACCTAAAAGAGAG GATATTGAGATGGATTCGCGAAGAGGAAGAGTGGATAGTATCCAACAAAGAAACTGCAATCAAATGTGTAATTATCGACATGACAG CTGTGTCGTCCATAGACTCAAGTGGTATCGACACAATATGTGAACTAAGAAAGACACTGAATAAACGATCTCTTAAG cTTGTGCTGGCAAATCCAGTTGGGAATGTTATGGAAAAGCTGCATCAATCTAGCACTCTTGAGGCCTTTGGATTAAATGGAATATATCTAACAGTTTCTGAAGCTGTGGCTGATATCTCATCTTTGTGGAAGTCTGAACCTGAATCAAATATATAA